A single window of Rubripirellula lacrimiformis DNA harbors:
- a CDS encoding major capsid protein encodes MANAFVGTAELLQLGDGNISDIEVSQLLEDAPLLAAMAAIEASHDTSHEWLKKTAAPSTGFRDLNDGRENVKATYTKVTQTLKLYDASFSLDLGLLKTKNGDALRRREAMDHLSAAFADMEAQLIYGTGNDSDGFAGLANETSVDKKDDAMVVDATGTTVGGATSVWAIRLGESAVSAVFGAGGEIEIGEEYQTTLSGSTTGVYDAMRTPILFWGGIQVATSNDLGRIVNLTAQAGKGLTDALISQLLAKFPAARKPNLLVMSTQSQSQLQSSRTATTANGAPAPIPTESFNIPIVATDQIVNTEALVAAA; translated from the coding sequence ATGGCTAACGCATTCGTCGGTACCGCCGAGCTACTTCAACTCGGCGACGGAAACATCAGCGACATCGAAGTGTCGCAACTACTCGAAGACGCCCCGCTGCTAGCCGCTATGGCCGCAATCGAGGCTTCGCACGACACAAGCCATGAGTGGCTAAAGAAGACGGCTGCCCCCAGCACGGGCTTCCGGGATCTGAACGATGGTCGCGAGAACGTCAAGGCGACCTACACCAAGGTCACTCAGACGCTGAAACTGTACGACGCTTCGTTCAGCCTGGACTTGGGTCTGTTGAAAACGAAGAACGGTGACGCGCTGCGTCGTCGGGAAGCGATGGACCATCTATCGGCAGCCTTCGCCGACATGGAAGCCCAATTGATCTACGGAACCGGCAATGATTCCGATGGATTCGCCGGTCTGGCAAACGAGACAAGCGTCGACAAGAAAGACGATGCAATGGTCGTGGACGCGACCGGGACCACCGTTGGCGGTGCAACTTCGGTGTGGGCGATCCGTCTTGGCGAGTCGGCAGTCTCCGCTGTCTTCGGCGCTGGTGGCGAGATCGAGATCGGCGAAGAGTACCAAACCACGTTGTCGGGTTCGACCACGGGCGTTTACGACGCCATGCGAACTCCCATCCTGTTCTGGGGCGGCATCCAAGTTGCGACTTCGAACGACCTGGGTCGAATCGTCAACCTGACCGCCCAGGCTGGGAAAGGCCTGACCGACGCATTGATCAGCCAACTGTTGGCGAAGTTCCCTGCCGCTCGCAAGCCGAACCTGTTGGTGATGAGCACGCAATCGCAATCGCAGTTGCAGTCTTCGCGAACGGCAACCACCGCCAACGGTGCCCCCGCTCCGATCCCGACTGAAAGTTTCAACATCCCAATTGTTGCGACTGATCAGATCGTGAACACCGAAGCTCTCGTCGCTGCGGCCTAA
- a CDS encoding phage portal protein, giving the protein MIRSTIDRAKSAFTYEALTPRGRRKRVSSIVTREDKHVRGNKHRALQANASDLVRNMSVCAWAVRKHLDYVSCFTFNMKTANVELNTEIERLMAIDARPSRCDIAGKFGREKMFRIAEARRVVDGDTALVMLNDGRLQGISADLIRDPDKVLPGEDWINGVLVTGFGRRLAFGVHQRHGYSGRKYDRRINATNVIHYGFFSDRFAADQVRGISPLVAALDPLRDLKESIQLAQARAKVAQIFAMAITRDAPETIGDPDDEDPTNYAVDFDDPQLLDLAPGDDAKFLDSRTPSTEFQAFSVLVIQLALTALDIPFSMFDGSRSTFYGGRAEWLQYLSSCQDKRADQIEMRRVYTVWKLRQWIRDGRLVLPIGTTISDLDFEWIAANKTPWFDQSKEARGHVAAIKAGLDTPQRIAAEKGGVYEENIDAIAKASEYAKSKGVAVDFAPIIEPKNQG; this is encoded by the coding sequence ATGATCCGATCAACAATTGATCGCGCCAAGAGCGCCTTCACCTACGAGGCTCTGACCCCACGCGGTCGACGCAAGAGGGTTTCCAGCATCGTCACGCGTGAGGACAAGCACGTTCGGGGCAATAAGCACCGGGCGTTGCAGGCCAACGCGAGCGATTTGGTTCGCAACATGAGCGTCTGCGCTTGGGCGGTCAGGAAGCATCTCGACTACGTGTCTTGCTTCACGTTCAACATGAAGACGGCCAACGTCGAACTGAACACGGAAATCGAACGGCTGATGGCGATTGACGCACGTCCGTCTCGTTGCGACATCGCTGGTAAGTTCGGTCGTGAGAAGATGTTCCGCATTGCCGAGGCGCGTCGCGTTGTCGATGGCGACACGGCTCTTGTGATGCTCAACGATGGTCGTCTCCAGGGAATCTCGGCGGACCTGATCCGCGATCCTGACAAGGTGCTGCCGGGCGAAGACTGGATCAATGGCGTTCTCGTAACTGGATTCGGTAGACGACTCGCCTTTGGCGTGCATCAGCGGCATGGCTACTCGGGACGTAAATACGACCGACGAATCAACGCCACCAACGTCATCCACTATGGCTTTTTCTCAGATCGATTCGCTGCGGATCAGGTTCGGGGAATTTCGCCGTTGGTCGCTGCGTTGGATCCGCTGCGTGATTTGAAGGAATCAATTCAGCTAGCGCAGGCCCGCGCGAAGGTCGCCCAGATTTTCGCCATGGCAATCACCCGGGACGCACCAGAAACAATTGGCGATCCCGACGACGAAGATCCAACCAACTACGCGGTCGACTTCGACGACCCCCAGCTTCTAGATCTCGCTCCTGGAGACGATGCCAAGTTTTTGGACTCCCGAACGCCCTCGACTGAGTTCCAGGCGTTTTCGGTGCTGGTCATTCAGCTCGCGCTGACGGCACTCGATATCCCTTTCAGCATGTTCGACGGCTCTCGATCGACATTCTACGGGGGCCGCGCCGAGTGGCTTCAGTATTTGAGTTCGTGCCAAGACAAGCGTGCTGACCAAATCGAAATGCGGCGAGTCTACACCGTCTGGAAGCTACGCCAGTGGATTCGCGATGGGCGTCTGGTGTTACCGATCGGCACGACGATCAGCGACCTCGATTTCGAGTGGATTGCAGCGAATAAAACCCCGTGGTTTGACCAATCTAAAGAGGCCCGTGGTCACGTCGCCGCCATCAAGGCTGGATTGGACACGCCGCAGCGAATCGCCGCTGAGAAAGGCGGGGTCTACGAAGAGAACATCGACGCCATCGCCAAGGCATCCGAATACGCGAAGAGCAAAGGCGTGGCAGTCGACTTCGCGCCCATCATCGAACCCAAAAACCAAGGTTAA
- a CDS encoding terminase gpA endonuclease subunit has translation MIQADYAHELHALISLGGRSTLAEGQHVNGKKTNVVWQKGMIASGHVDGVLTNEFVITCGSLLGGMRGQQYLATTGETIRPDLVLVDDPQTRASAASKNATKKRLDIVNGDCLKLAGGERKVAAFAAVTIIRRGDLADQMVDRSKSRHWRGEKIPAIKTFPSNTGLWNEFEELYGFELDADLPHDKSTKFVAENFKAMHEDAELFWTDNFDRSLFQSALHGLMVQKLDDADSFNAEFQLSPTVAGGDESQLFVLDAEAIARRVSPFKRREVPEGCEILTAFIDVQNEFLPYVVMAFTMTGRGYVIDYGAFPDQMTPYFTKQSLTKTLTDEFGEISIADRVAMGLDELVNDLMTQEYYCGDRVYSIDKAGIDVGWKLVSHEVRRICRESVHRARLHPQQGKAYNAKSQHWQRIKGGKTRKTRGLNCAFYNPPKGQRGNQELLIDTNFWKTSFAESLSIPESSNRAVVLYNDTPSSHLMFGESCVSEKPIQKKDADGNQFIAWEAVNSGQIENDYWDGAVGCMALASTLGVFEKNSPKATASKGSKKRSYGASPLNIG, from the coding sequence ATGATTCAAGCTGATTACGCGCATGAGCTGCATGCTTTGATATCACTAGGCGGGCGTTCGACACTCGCAGAAGGCCAGCACGTCAATGGAAAGAAAACAAATGTTGTGTGGCAAAAAGGGATGATCGCCAGCGGGCACGTCGATGGCGTTCTCACCAATGAGTTCGTGATCACGTGCGGATCGCTATTGGGCGGAATGCGCGGGCAGCAGTATCTGGCGACAACCGGTGAAACGATACGACCGGACCTAGTTTTGGTTGACGATCCGCAAACCCGAGCCAGCGCAGCAAGCAAAAACGCAACGAAGAAACGCCTCGACATCGTGAACGGAGACTGCCTGAAACTGGCAGGTGGCGAAAGGAAGGTCGCGGCGTTTGCTGCGGTGACGATCATCAGGCGCGGAGACCTCGCCGACCAAATGGTAGATCGATCGAAGTCGCGGCACTGGCGAGGCGAAAAGATTCCGGCCATCAAGACGTTCCCTTCTAACACCGGCCTCTGGAACGAATTCGAAGAGCTGTACGGGTTTGAACTAGATGCCGATCTGCCGCACGATAAATCGACCAAGTTCGTAGCCGAAAATTTCAAGGCAATGCACGAGGACGCCGAACTGTTCTGGACCGACAATTTCGATAGGTCGCTATTTCAGTCGGCGCTCCACGGATTGATGGTGCAAAAGCTAGATGACGCCGATTCCTTCAATGCAGAGTTTCAGCTATCGCCAACGGTGGCGGGCGGTGACGAGAGCCAGCTGTTCGTACTAGATGCCGAAGCGATTGCTCGACGGGTCTCGCCGTTCAAACGGCGGGAAGTCCCCGAAGGATGCGAGATTCTGACCGCGTTCATTGACGTTCAAAACGAGTTTTTGCCATACGTCGTGATGGCTTTCACGATGACAGGGCGCGGATACGTCATCGACTACGGCGCTTTTCCAGACCAAATGACCCCGTATTTCACAAAGCAATCATTGACCAAAACTCTGACCGACGAATTTGGTGAGATTTCAATTGCCGACCGAGTTGCGATGGGGCTTGATGAGTTGGTCAATGACTTGATGACGCAAGAATACTATTGCGGTGACCGGGTGTACTCGATCGATAAGGCCGGCATCGACGTCGGATGGAAACTTGTCTCGCACGAAGTTCGCAGGATCTGTCGAGAATCGGTGCACCGCGCCCGACTGCATCCCCAGCAGGGCAAAGCGTACAACGCGAAATCTCAGCACTGGCAGCGGATCAAGGGCGGCAAGACACGAAAGACTCGTGGCTTGAATTGTGCGTTCTACAACCCACCCAAGGGACAACGCGGGAATCAGGAGCTACTCATCGACACGAACTTCTGGAAGACCTCGTTCGCGGAAAGCCTATCTATTCCCGAGTCATCCAATCGCGCCGTTGTTCTCTACAACGACACACCTTCCAGTCATCTGATGTTTGGCGAGAGCTGCGTTTCGGAAAAGCCAATCCAGAAGAAGGATGCGGACGGCAATCAATTTATTGCATGGGAGGCCGTCAATTCTGGCCAAATCGAAAACGACTACTGGGACGGGGCCGTGGGCTGCATGGCTCTAGCTTCGACCCTTGGCGTTTTCGAAAAGAACTCACCGAAAGCAACCGCTTCGAAAGGTTCGAAGAAGAGATCTTACGGCGCAAGCCCACTAAACATCGGATGA